The following are encoded together in the Lactuca sativa cultivar Salinas chromosome 1, Lsat_Salinas_v11, whole genome shotgun sequence genome:
- the LOC111894208 gene encoding uncharacterized protein LOC111894208 has protein sequence MDLTSPLPNSKNQIPEKPFQPPMPYPTRAKKEKQEEEYQKFLDHIKPLQINIPFIEAVAQMPKYAKFLKELLTNRRKMEEVKYVVLNENCSTAMLNKLPKKKGDPGSLTLPCQFGNFATIHALADSEASVNLMPYSLFKKLDLPEPRPIRMAIHLANKTVTFPRGICEDLLVKVDKFVFPANFIILDMEVDPQVPSILGRPFLHAESAIKDMRDSKLTLRVGDNSVTFGVDQAMKHARNSDDMAFSTDMFDELMEE, from the coding sequence atggacttgacgagtccattgCCAAACTCCAAAAATCAAATTCCTGAAAAGCCCTTTCAACCTCCAATGCCATATCCAACCCGAGCTAAGAAAGAAAAGCAGGAAGAGGAGTACCAGAAGTTTCTTGACCATATTAAACctcttcaaatcaacataccCTTCATCGAAGCAGTCGCGCAAATGCCAAAATATGCAAAATTCCTTAAGGAGCTTCTAACCAATAGAAGGAAAATGGAGGAGGTGAAATATGTAGTACTTAATGAAAATTGCTCAACTGCCATGTTAAACAAATTACCAAAGAAGAAGGGTGACCCGGGAAGCTTGACTTTGCCTTGCCAATTTGGTAACTTCGCTACCATTCATGCTTTGGCTGATTCGGAAGCAAGTGTGAACCTCATGCCTTATTCACTCTTCAAGAAATTGGATCTCCCGGAACCGAGGCCAATTCGTATGGCAATTCACTTAGCAAACAAAACAGTCACATTTCCAAGAGGAATATGTGAAGACTTATTGGTCAAGGTGGACAAGTTTGTGTTTCCGGCAAATTTTATAATTCTAGACATGGAAGTGGATCCTCAAGTCCCGAGCATCCTTGGAAGACCTTTCCTCCATGCAGAAAGTGCTATAAAGGACATGAGAGACTCGAAGCTTACTTTACGGGTAGGAGATAATTCAGTCACCTTCGGGGTTGATCAAGCTATGAAGCATGCGAGGAATAGTGATGACATGGCGTTCTCGACTGACATGTTTGATGAATTGATGGAGGAATGA